From the Rhodothalassiaceae bacterium genome, one window contains:
- a CDS encoding RND transporter: protein MTTDATKSGGRSIAGAIGAVRRHPVASAILGLLAAGLIWLFLPGGGESAPIRFETAKLTRGDIRRVVTATGKLSAVRTVEVGSQVSGQIDKIWVDFNSRVTAGQPIARIDPARFEAAVRQAEAELAVARANVQMAEAELARARAALRREEREMERRRRLREEGHLSQSDLDTQALALENARAQVKTAEAQIATAKAQVSQREAFLEQAKVDLARTIIRSPIDGIVIERAVDPGQTVAASFQTPTLFRIAEDLTRMQVEASVDEADIGEVKLGQKAEFTVDAYPDETFTGEVVQIRKSPKTEQNVVTYTVIISAANPGEKLLPGMTATVSIITAERHDVLRAPVAAMRFRPRPEFVAGNALSAQGPRRAAAAGPADGPARAGRDLLWLKAADGAHLEPVPVRFGIADNAWVEVVTDKTEGR from the coding sequence ATGACAACCGACGCGACGAAGTCCGGTGGCCGGTCGATCGCCGGCGCCATCGGCGCGGTGCGGCGCCATCCCGTCGCCAGCGCCATCCTCGGCCTGCTCGCCGCGGGCCTGATCTGGCTGTTCCTGCCCGGCGGCGGCGAAAGCGCGCCGATCCGTTTCGAGACGGCAAAGCTCACGCGCGGCGACATCCGCCGGGTGGTGACCGCGACGGGCAAGCTTTCCGCCGTGCGGACGGTGGAGGTGGGCTCGCAGGTCTCCGGCCAGATCGACAAGATCTGGGTGGATTTCAACTCCCGCGTCACGGCCGGCCAGCCGATCGCGCGCATCGATCCGGCGCGCTTCGAGGCCGCCGTGCGCCAGGCCGAGGCCGAGCTTGCGGTCGCGCGCGCCAATGTCCAGATGGCCGAGGCGGAGCTCGCGCGCGCCCGCGCCGCGCTCAGGCGCGAGGAGCGGGAGATGGAGCGCCGCCGGCGTCTGCGCGAGGAGGGGCATCTTTCCCAGTCCGATCTCGACACCCAGGCGCTGGCGCTGGAGAACGCCCGCGCGCAGGTGAAGACGGCCGAGGCCCAGATCGCGACCGCGAAGGCCCAGGTGAGCCAGCGCGAGGCCTTTCTCGAACAGGCGAAGGTGGATCTCGCGCGCACGATCATCCGCTCGCCCATCGACGGCATCGTCATCGAGCGGGCCGTGGACCCGGGCCAGACGGTGGCGGCCAGCTTCCAGACCCCCACCCTCTTCCGGATCGCCGAGGATCTCACGCGCATGCAGGTGGAGGCCTCGGTGGACGAGGCGGACATCGGCGAGGTGAAGCTCGGCCAGAAGGCGGAGTTCACCGTCGACGCCTACCCCGACGAGACCTTCACCGGCGAGGTCGTGCAGATCCGCAAGTCGCCGAAGACCGAGCAGAACGTCGTCACCTACACGGTCATCATCTCCGCCGCCAATCCCGGGGAGAAGCTGCTGCCCGGCATGACGGCGACGGTCTCCATCATCACCGCCGAGCGCCATGACGTGCTGCGCGCGCCGGTGGCGGCCATGCGTTTCCGGCCGCGGCCGGAATTCGTTGCGGGGAACGCGCTCTCCGCACAGGGCCCGCGCCGCGCGGCCGCGGCCGGCCCGGCGGATGGTCCGGCCCGGGCGGGGCGTGATCTGCTGTGGCTCAAGGCCGCCGACGGCGCGCATCTCGAGCCGGTGCCCGTGCGCTTCGGGATCGCCGACAACGCCTGGGTCGAGGTGGTGACCGACAAGACTGAAGGCCGGTGA
- a CDS encoding hypothetical protein (possible pseudo, frameshifted), protein MDLPGDGTVSVTSTDAFTDAVFVNYESFLEPDTLYVIEGAGAPQAIKALPPQFDAGPYVVEQFFAESEDGTQVPYFLIHRRDMPLRRHDADDPLRLRRLRDRAHPAVSLAARDRVAARGGRLCGRQHPRRRRVRPALAPGGAEGEPAEGLCGLRGGGL, encoded by the coding sequence GTGGATCTGCCGGGCGACGGCACGGTCTCCGTCACCTCCACGGATGCCTTCACCGACGCCGTCTTCGTGAACTACGAAAGTTTCCTCGAGCCCGACACGCTCTACGTGATCGAGGGCGCGGGCGCGCCGCAGGCGATCAAGGCCCTGCCGCCGCAGTTCGACGCGGGCCCCTATGTGGTGGAGCAGTTCTTCGCCGAGAGCGAGGACGGGACCCAGGTTCCCTATTTCCTGATCCACCGCCGGGACATGCCGCTACGACGGCACGACGCCGACGATCCTCTACGGCTACGGCGGCTTCGAGATCGCGCTCACCCCGCAGTATCTCTCGCCGCTCGCGATCGAGTGGCTGCGCGAGGGGGGCGCCTATGCGGTCGCCAACATCCGCGGCGGCGGCGAGTTCGGCCCGCGCTGGCACCGGGCGGCGCTGAAGGAGAACCGGCCGAAGGCCTATGCGGACTTCGCGGCGGTGGCCTATGA
- a CDS encoding hypothetical protein (possible pseudo, frameshifted) has translation MAYDLVARKVTTPKRLGIYGRSNGGLLVTATMVRYPELFGAVAAGVPLTDMLRYHKLLAGASWIGEYGNPDDPAERAFIATYSPYQNLKEGVAYPPIFFITSTLDDRVHPGHARKMAAKMMAMGKEVLYYENTQGGHAGAANLPERARYDALILVFMLQKLKDPFAAPADGGGQGADAGG, from the coding sequence GTGGCCTATGACCTCGTGGCGCGCAAGGTCACCACGCCGAAGCGCCTCGGAATCTACGGCCGCTCGAACGGCGGGCTGCTGGTGACCGCCACCATGGTCCGCTACCCCGAGCTCTTCGGGGCCGTGGCGGCCGGCGTGCCGCTCACCGACATGCTGCGCTACCACAAGCTGCTCGCCGGCGCGTCCTGGATCGGCGAATACGGCAACCCGGACGATCCGGCCGAGCGCGCCTTCATCGCGACCTACTCGCCTTACCAGAACCTGAAGGAAGGGGTGGCCTATCCGCCGATCTTCTTCATCACCTCGACGCTCGACGACCGGGTGCACCCGGGCCATGCCCGCAAGATGGCGGCGAAAATGATGGCGATGGGCAAGGAGGTGCTCTATTACGAGAACACCCAGGGCGGCCACGCCGGGGCGGCGAACCTGCCCGAGCGCGCCCGCTACGACGCCCTGATCCTCGTTTTCATGCTCCAGAAGCTGAAGGACCCCTTCGCCGCCCCCGCCGACGGCGGCGGGCAGGGGGCTGACGCCGGCGGCTGA
- a CDS encoding hypothetical protein (possible pseudo, frameshifted), whose amino-acid sequence MTATAPMAAPGPVEPVVVPRPDPAAGDGRVDLLALSRDELKAALLRLGVPEREVRMRTQQLWHWVHHRGATDFAAMTNIAKDLRARLAEHFRISRPEVVTALTSTDGTRKWLLRLADGSEIETVFIPDEDRGTLCVSSQVGCTLNCRFCHTGTMRLVRNLTSAEILGQVMLARDALGDWAAPTAERRITNIVMMGMGEPLYNFDNVKKALLTVMDEAGIQLSRRRITLSTAGVVPMMARCGEEIGVNLAVSLHAVRDEIRDEIVPLNRKWKIAELLDACARYPGANNARRITFEYVMLKGVNDSDADARELVRLLRAPGAFRPRST is encoded by the coding sequence ATGACCGCGACAGCACCGATGGCGGCACCGGGGCCGGTGGAGCCCGTGGTCGTCCCGCGCCCCGATCCGGCGGCGGGTGACGGGCGCGTGGACCTTCTCGCGCTTTCGCGCGACGAGCTGAAGGCCGCGCTCCTGCGGCTCGGCGTGCCGGAGCGCGAGGTGCGGATGCGCACGCAGCAGCTCTGGCACTGGGTGCATCACCGCGGCGCGACCGATTTCGCGGCCATGACCAACATCGCGAAGGACCTGCGCGCGCGGCTGGCGGAACATTTCCGCATCTCGCGGCCCGAGGTGGTGACCGCGCTGACCTCCACCGACGGCACGCGCAAATGGCTGCTCAGACTGGCCGACGGGTCGGAGATCGAGACCGTCTTCATCCCCGACGAGGACCGCGGCACGCTGTGCGTCTCGAGCCAGGTCGGCTGCACCCTGAACTGCCGCTTCTGCCACACGGGCACCATGCGGCTCGTGCGCAATCTCACATCCGCCGAGATCCTGGGCCAGGTGATGCTGGCCCGCGACGCGCTCGGCGACTGGGCGGCGCCGACGGCCGAGCGCCGGATCACCAACATCGTCATGATGGGCATGGGCGAGCCGCTCTACAACTTCGACAATGTGAAGAAGGCGCTGCTCACCGTCATGGACGAGGCGGGCATCCAGCTCTCGCGCCGGCGCATCACGCTGTCCACCGCCGGCGTCGTGCCGATGATGGCCCGCTGCGGCGAGGAGATCGGCGTCAATCTCGCCGTCTCGCTGCACGCCGTGCGCGACGAGATCCGCGACGAGATCGTGCCCTTGAACCGCAAATGGAAGATCGCCGAGCTGCTCGACGCCTGCGCCCGCTATCCCGGCGCCAACAACGCGCGCCGCATCACCTTCGAATACGTGATGCTGAAGGGCGTCAACGATTCGGACGCCGATGCCCGCGAGCTGGTGCGGCTGCTGCGCGCGCCTGGCGCATTCCGGCCAAGGTCAACCTGA